In one Candidatus Limnocylindrales bacterium genomic region, the following are encoded:
- a CDS encoding SRPBCC family protein: MQHIEVKRHFNAPVDKVWDAYTDHADWKNWAGFSNSWLEKQGSPDRNGMGCIRGFGSNGVNVYEQVVEWEPKKRFAYRIIRGGLPMKDHLGETIFAADDGGTLVTWRCRFESRVPGMGWAMRMFVERIFRNALAGLAKRYFPER, from the coding sequence ATGCAGCACATCGAAGTCAAAAGACATTTCAACGCCCCCGTCGACAAGGTCTGGGACGCGTACACCGACCACGCCGACTGGAAGAACTGGGCCGGCTTTTCCAACTCGTGGCTCGAAAAGCAGGGCTCGCCCGACAGGAACGGGATGGGCTGCATCCGCGGGTTCGGCTCGAACGGCGTCAACGTCTACGAGCAGGTCGTCGAGTGGGAGCCGAAGAAGCGCTTCGCGTACCGGATCATCCGCGGCGGCCTGCCGATGAAGGATCATCTCGGCGAGACCATCTTCGCCGCCGACGACGGCGGCACGCTCGTCACGTGGCGCTGCCGGTTCGAATCGCGCGTGCCCGGAATGGGATGGGCGATGCGGATGTTCGTCGAGCGCATCTTCCGCAATGCACTCGCCGGATTGGCGAAACGATATTTTCCGGAGCGATAG
- a CDS encoding 16S rRNA (uracil(1498)-N(3))-methyltransferase, translating to MNLVLVEPDELDGTRATICGRRARHVALVHRAEPGRTLRVGVLGGRVGSGTVVRCSADRVELDVTLEHAPPAALACTLVLALPRPKVLRRVLAAVAAFGIKNVVLTGAQRVEKSYWQSPALDDDAMRDELLQGLEQAGDTLLPLVEQRRRLRPFVEDELAGRARGSLAIVAHPASSQACPRAGAERVTVVVGPEGGFTDFELDLLCAAGMRPVTLGTRPLRVEHAISALVGRLF from the coding sequence ATGAATCTCGTCCTCGTCGAGCCCGACGAGCTCGATGGCACGCGCGCGACGATCTGCGGGCGCCGCGCGCGCCACGTTGCGCTGGTCCACCGCGCCGAGCCCGGCCGCACGCTCCGCGTCGGCGTTCTTGGCGGCCGCGTCGGCAGCGGGACTGTCGTGCGTTGCTCCGCCGACCGCGTCGAGCTCGACGTCACGCTCGAGCACGCGCCGCCCGCGGCGCTTGCCTGTACGCTCGTGCTCGCGCTGCCGCGCCCGAAAGTCCTTCGCCGCGTGCTCGCGGCGGTCGCGGCGTTCGGCATCAAGAACGTCGTGCTCACCGGTGCGCAGCGGGTCGAAAAATCGTACTGGCAAAGTCCGGCGCTCGACGACGACGCCATGCGCGATGAATTGCTGCAGGGGCTCGAGCAGGCGGGCGATACGCTGCTGCCGCTCGTCGAGCAGCGGCGCCGCCTGCGGCCGTTCGTCGAAGACGAGCTCGCAGGGCGCGCGCGCGGCTCGCTCGCGATCGTCGCGCATCCCGCGTCGAGCCAGGCATGTCCTCGCGCCGGGGCAGAGCGCGTGACGGTCGTCGTCGGACCCGAAGGCGGCTTCACCGATTTCGAGCTCGACCTGCTGTGCGCGGCGGGAATGCGGCCGGTCACGCTCGGCACGAGACCGCTGCGCGTCGAGCATGCGATCTCTGCGCTCGTCGGCCGACTGTTCTGA
- the aat gene encoding leucyl/phenylalanyl-tRNA--protein transferase: MTVYRLGKTLAFPPPEEAEPNGLLAVGGDLTPDRLLLAYAMGIFPWYTNETPILWFSPDPRGVLTPKTLIVHRSLARRARSDAYEVTLDRAFGDVIRSCAAVVRRGQNGTWITEDMITAYDALFELGFAHSVEVWKSGTLVGGLYGVSLGAAFFGESMFACERDASKVALVHLVRQLDRWDFALIDCQVRNDHLASLGAEQWPRERFLSALQAALHCRTRRGPWQFDEDFFESLSQSAQ; the protein is encoded by the coding sequence GTGACGGTCTATCGTCTGGGAAAAACGCTGGCGTTTCCGCCTCCCGAAGAAGCCGAGCCGAACGGCCTGCTCGCGGTCGGCGGCGATCTGACGCCCGACCGCCTGCTGCTCGCCTACGCGATGGGCATCTTCCCCTGGTACACCAACGAGACCCCGATCCTGTGGTTCTCGCCCGATCCGCGCGGCGTGCTGACGCCGAAGACTCTCATCGTGCATCGCTCGCTCGCCCGGCGTGCCCGATCGGATGCGTACGAAGTCACGCTCGACCGGGCGTTCGGTGATGTCATCCGCAGCTGCGCGGCAGTCGTGCGTCGCGGCCAGAACGGCACGTGGATTACCGAGGACATGATCACTGCCTACGACGCCCTGTTCGAGCTCGGCTTCGCGCACAGCGTCGAGGTCTGGAAATCGGGAACGCTCGTGGGCGGTCTCTACGGCGTGTCGCTCGGCGCGGCGTTCTTCGGCGAATCGATGTTCGCGTGCGAGCGCGACGCCTCCAAGGTGGCGCTCGTGCATCTGGTGCGTCAGCTCGACCGCTGGGATTTCGCACTGATCGACTGCCAGGTGCGAAACGACCACCTTGCCAGCCTCGGCGCCGAGCAGTGGCCGCGCGAACGGTTCCTGTCGGCGCTCCAGGCGGCGCTGCACTGCCGCACGCGCCGCGGGCCGTGGCAGTTCGACGAGGATTTCTTCGAGTCCCTTTCGCAGTCGGCGCAATGA
- a CDS encoding ferredoxin--NADP reductase: MSDTTTTGGQGEMEIAKARHHYHELRVLRVVRETPDSSSIVFEIPPELAPVFEYQSGQFLTLQVPHRGKHLYRCYSLASSPAVESEHKVTVKRVADGRISNWINEHITAGDVVKVLPPAGQFVLGADDADLLMFAGGSGITPVISIVKTALAGGKRSVRLIYANRDEASIIFRRELDELAARHPDRLEVVHRLDIREGFLDEAAVRRHLDGCRHREIYICGPGPFMDTIERTLLVSGIPATAVHIERFTSLAEEDEVAGSGAPVRRIELTLDGARQTIEVREGETVLHAAKRTGLEPPSSCESGFCGCCMAKLVRGKVHMLHNDFLSEAELAEGWVLTCQSVPDTDDCAVEYPD, from the coding sequence ATGAGCGACACCACCACGACCGGCGGGCAAGGCGAGATGGAAATCGCCAAGGCCAGGCATCATTACCACGAGCTTCGCGTGCTGCGCGTGGTGCGCGAAACGCCCGACTCGAGCTCGATCGTCTTCGAAATCCCGCCCGAGCTCGCCCCGGTCTTCGAATACCAGTCGGGCCAGTTCCTGACGCTGCAGGTTCCGCACCGCGGCAAGCACCTCTATCGATGCTATTCGCTGGCGAGCTCGCCGGCCGTCGAGTCCGAGCACAAGGTTACGGTCAAGCGCGTCGCCGACGGGCGCATCTCCAACTGGATCAACGAGCACATTACCGCGGGCGACGTCGTCAAGGTGCTGCCGCCAGCCGGACAATTCGTTCTCGGCGCAGACGACGCCGACCTGCTGATGTTTGCCGGAGGCAGCGGCATCACGCCCGTCATCTCGATCGTAAAGACCGCTCTTGCCGGCGGGAAGAGAAGCGTGCGGCTCATCTACGCGAACCGCGACGAAGCCTCGATCATTTTCCGCCGCGAGCTCGACGAGCTTGCCGCGCGCCATCCGGACAGACTCGAGGTCGTGCATCGGCTCGACATCCGCGAAGGCTTCCTCGACGAAGCTGCGGTGCGGCGCCATCTCGACGGGTGCCGGCATCGCGAGATCTACATCTGCGGCCCCGGGCCGTTCATGGACACGATCGAGCGCACGCTGCTCGTCTCGGGCATCCCCGCGACCGCCGTGCACATCGAGCGCTTCACGTCGCTCGCCGAGGAGGACGAGGTCGCCGGCAGCGGCGCTCCGGTCAGGCGGATCGAGCTCACGCTCGACGGTGCGCGCCAGACCATCGAAGTGCGCGAAGGCGAAACCGTGCTTCACGCCGCCAAGAGGACCGGCCTCGAGCCGCCGTCGTCGTGCGAGAGCGGGTTCTGCGGCTGCTGCATGGCCAAGCTCGTGCGCGGCAAGGTGCACATGCTGCACAACGATTTCCTGAGCGAAGCCGAGCTCGCCGAAGGCTGGGTCCTTACGTGCCAGTCGGTGCCCGACACCGACGACTGCGCCGTCGAATACCCCGACTGA
- a CDS encoding DUF1295 domain-containing protein has protein sequence MRRATALVLLAYAAALMLAMIAGRAIDASHPILVALVADCAATIAVFAFSMSFDNSSFYDPYWSVAPFAIASYWEVPGGNPVRQGLVLFALAFWGARLTWNWYRQWRGLEHEDWRYVDIRARTGRAWPLASFAGVHFFPTLIVFAGLLPVYSAMFSPAPLGALDIAAFFVAIGATIIEAVSDQQLRSYVLMRRNHEEILASGLWKYSRHPNYFGEATFWWGLALFGLAADPHLWSVAGAAAITVMFVFISVPLLDERSAARRPGYRDHMQRVSALVPMPPRRPAS, from the coding sequence ATGCGCCGGGCGACCGCACTCGTTCTTCTCGCCTACGCAGCGGCTCTCATGCTGGCGATGATTGCGGGGCGCGCGATCGACGCGTCGCATCCGATCCTCGTCGCGCTGGTCGCCGACTGCGCTGCGACGATCGCCGTGTTCGCATTCAGCATGTCGTTCGACAACTCGAGCTTCTACGATCCGTACTGGAGCGTGGCTCCGTTCGCGATCGCGTCGTACTGGGAGGTGCCCGGCGGCAATCCGGTTCGACAGGGGCTGGTGCTGTTCGCGCTCGCGTTCTGGGGAGCGCGCTTGACGTGGAACTGGTACCGGCAGTGGCGCGGCCTCGAGCACGAGGACTGGCGCTACGTCGACATCCGCGCCAGGACCGGGCGCGCATGGCCGCTTGCGAGCTTTGCCGGCGTGCATTTCTTCCCGACGCTGATTGTCTTCGCCGGGCTGCTGCCGGTCTACTCGGCCATGTTCTCGCCTGCCCCGCTCGGCGCGCTCGACATCGCCGCGTTCTTCGTCGCCATCGGTGCGACCATCATCGAGGCCGTCTCCGACCAGCAGCTGCGCAGCTACGTGCTGATGCGGCGCAATCACGAAGAGATCCTCGCGAGCGGTCTGTGGAAGTACTCGCGGCATCCGAATTACTTCGGCGAAGCGACGTTCTGGTGGGGCCTTGCGCTGTTCGGCCTCGCCGCCGATCCGCACCTGTGGTCGGTTGCCGGAGCGGCCGCCATCACCGTGATGTTCGTGTTCATCAGCGTACCGCTGCTCGACGAGCGCAGCGCCGCGCGCCGGCCGGGCTACCGCGACCACATGCAGCGCGTTTCCGCGCTCGTCCCGATGCCGCCGCGCCGGCCGGCATCGTAG
- a CDS encoding CaiB/BaiF CoA-transferase family protein: protein MRRRPGPLSGLRVLEVAAIGPVPFAGMLLGDLGADVVRIDRTRPDPASTWSDPRLDVLGRGRRSIAVDLKSERGVEVVLRLAENADVLLEGFRPGVAERLGIGPQACMIRNPRLVYGRMTGWGQTGPLATAAGHDINYVALTGALHAIGGAEAPLPPLNLVGDFGGGALYLVTGVLAALLERVRSGKGDIVDAAMVDGAASLMSIFYVMQQIGFWQDRRSANFLDGGAPFYGTYATLDGKFVAIGAIEPQFWSELLARLGIEADQIGGQHDRDAWPLMRETLAAVFRTKTRDQWCELLEGSDACFAPVLSIGEAASHPHMAARGTFVDSAGISRPGPAPRFDRCRVEVGAIAPVIGANTREVLAEAGYGPGQIESLLESGTIAVEAT, encoded by the coding sequence ATGCGACGCCGTCCAGGCCCGCTTTCCGGTCTGCGTGTCCTCGAAGTTGCGGCCATCGGACCGGTGCCGTTCGCGGGCATGCTGCTCGGCGATCTCGGCGCCGACGTCGTGCGCATCGATCGCACGCGACCGGATCCGGCCAGCACATGGAGCGATCCGCGCCTCGACGTTCTCGGTCGCGGGCGGCGCTCGATCGCCGTCGACCTCAAGAGCGAGCGCGGCGTCGAGGTCGTGCTGCGGCTCGCCGAGAACGCTGACGTGCTGCTCGAAGGCTTCCGTCCCGGCGTCGCCGAGCGTCTCGGCATCGGCCCGCAGGCGTGCATGATCCGCAACCCGCGCCTCGTCTACGGTCGCATGACCGGCTGGGGCCAGACCGGGCCGCTGGCCACGGCGGCCGGCCACGACATCAACTACGTCGCCCTTACGGGCGCGCTGCACGCGATCGGCGGCGCCGAGGCTCCGCTGCCGCCGCTCAATCTCGTCGGCGATTTCGGCGGTGGTGCGCTCTACCTCGTCACCGGCGTGCTGGCGGCGCTGCTCGAGCGCGTGCGCTCGGGCAAAGGCGACATCGTCGATGCCGCGATGGTCGACGGCGCGGCGTCGCTGATGTCGATCTTCTACGTCATGCAGCAGATCGGGTTCTGGCAGGACCGGCGGTCCGCGAACTTCCTCGACGGCGGCGCACCGTTTTACGGGACCTATGCGACGCTCGACGGCAAGTTCGTCGCGATCGGTGCGATCGAGCCGCAGTTCTGGTCGGAGCTGCTCGCCCGCCTCGGGATCGAAGCAGATCAGATCGGCGGTCAGCACGATCGCGATGCGTGGCCGCTCATGCGCGAGACGCTGGCGGCGGTGTTTCGCACGAAGACGCGCGACCAGTGGTGCGAGCTGCTCGAAGGCAGTGACGCATGCTTCGCGCCGGTGCTGTCGATCGGCGAGGCGGCGTCCCATCCGCACATGGCGGCGCGCGGCACGTTCGTGGACTCCGCCGGCATCAGCCGACCGGGTCCGGCGCCGCGCTTCGACCGTTGCCGCGTCGAGGTCGGCGCGATCGCCCCGGTGATCGGTGCGAATACGCGCGAGGTGCTCGCCGAGGCCGGTTATGGTCCCGGACAGATCGAGTCGCTGCTCGAGTCGGGCACGATCGCCGTCGAGGCAACCTAG